One part of the Alosa alosa isolate M-15738 ecotype Scorff River chromosome 4, AALO_Geno_1.1, whole genome shotgun sequence genome encodes these proteins:
- the LOC125293555 gene encoding LOW QUALITY PROTEIN: cilia- and flagella-associated protein 100-like (The sequence of the model RefSeq protein was modified relative to this genomic sequence to represent the inferred CDS: deleted 2 bases in 1 codon), translating into MNMKMGGKAECPQSGGAGNNDSSISLRNPFKLPEEDIFLLRNKQNKKKRQELEHQKELKVHQKSTYLGKIQDKRVEFRQALKRWENEADSKTANTSLRSGPSWRKAAIQEQNDKEKICDYMSKKKDMFLLEYSLAVKRGDDQSNEVAKAEETKLQRALHFLDEDAVMFDEFLKENDKSSVQAIKIAEQETKARLEKIADIKKITGKIVAVKSDISKYEDILREYTNYKEFLLKLSPPEWQEKQQWRREMAEKIHQQQQTAAKGVQGPSVTTASKRKDSNARELPPVVDPKSHRKGAMPTIKESKTKELPSPIIEADLSEYEDPQLFFTDPHQLLDLLTELEKQNLNLIQNSQDTEESLEEFRITMLNTRKKMEQETEQLAQQVEILSCAIERVKENKAELELKARLFSFGEYKADHQDRMLESLGKKVGEVYHLCVGETEANLTTLQMLTSIESRIEELLEAMELVPRERLLMVERVREKERRSRQREEMVCQQKKQQEERLRKALERAQADIKKPMGRKLMPRSQPPMQENLEYEVDESADLEMDKHQYFFT; encoded by the exons GAACTGGAGCACCAGAAGGAGCTGAAGGTCCACCAGAAGAGCACATATTTGGGGAAAATCCAGGACAAACGGGTGGAATTTCGCCAGGCTCTGAAGAGGTGGGAGAATGAAGCTGACTCCAAGACAGCCAATACCTCCCTCAGAAGTGGTCCTTCCTGGAGGAAAGCTGCTATCCAAG AACaaaatgacaaagaaaaaaTCTGTGACTACATGAGCAAAAAGAAGGACATGTTTCTGCTTGAG TACTCACTGGCAGTGAAG AGAGGTGATGACCAATCTAACGAGGTGGCCAAGGCAGAAGAGACCAAGCTACAGCGGGCCTTGCACTTCCTGGACGAAGATGCAGTCATGTTTGATGAGTTCCTCAAGGAGAATGACAAGAGCTCTGTGCAGgccataaaaat TGCTGAACAAGAGACTAAAGCCAGGCTAGAGAAAATTGCAGATATCAAAAAGATTACAGGGAAAATAGTGGCAGTGAAAAG TGATATCTCCAAGTATGAGGACATTTTGAGGGAGTACACCAACTACAAAGAGTTCCTGCTGAAACTCTCCCCGCCGGAGTGGCAGGAAAAGCAGCAGTGGCGGAGGGAGATGGCCGAGAAgatccaccagcagcagcaaacAGCAGCCAAGGGAGTGCAGGGGCCATCTGTCACTACAGCAAGCAAAC GAAAGGATAGCAATGCGAGAGAACTGCCCCCTGTGGTTGACCCCAAAAGTCATCGCAAAGGAGCGATGCCCACAATAAAGGAGAGCAAGAC GAAGGAACTACCGTCTCCCATAATTGAGGCTGATCTCTCTGAGTATGAG gacCCTCAGCTGTTCTTCACGGATCCACACCAGCTGCTGGACCTGCTGACGGAGCTGGAGAAGCAGAATCTGAACCTGATTCAGAACTCCCAGGACACTGAGGAGTCTCTGGAGGAGTTCCGCATCACCATGCTCAACACCCGCAAAAAGAT GGAGCAGGAGACTGAGCAGCTGGCCCAGCAGGTTGAAATCCTTAGTTGTGCCAttgagagggtgaaagagaacAAAGCAGAGCTGGAGCTGAAAGCTCGCCTCTTCTCTTTCGGAGAATACAAAGCAGATCATCAG GACCGCATGCTGGAGTCCCTGGGCAAGAAGGTGGGGGAGGTGTACCATCTCTGCGTAGGCGAGACGGAAGCCAACCTCACCACGCTGCAGATGCTCACCAGCATTGAAAGCCGCATTGAGGAGCTTCTGGAGGCCATGGAGTTGGTGCCTCGCGAGCGGCTCCTCATGGTGGAGAGGGTCCGCGAGAAGGAGCGAAGGAGCCG GCAAAGGGAGGAGATGGTGTGTCAGCAGAAGAAGCAGCAGGAGGAGCGTCTCCGTAAGGCCTTGGAGAGGGCCCAGGCCGACATCAAGAAACCT ATGGGCAGGAAACTCATGCCGCGCTCACAGCCGCCCATGCAGGAGAACCTGGAGTACGAGGTGGACGAGAGTGCCGATCTAGAGATGGACAAACATCAGTACTTTTTTACATAG